Proteins encoded within one genomic window of Streptomyces profundus:
- a CDS encoding GntR family transcriptional regulator — MNGMTVRIDPDSSTPPYEQLCGQVSEQARGGTLPVGFRLPTVRALAAELGVAAGTVAKAYRTLEADGVVETRGRQGTFVAPARAAAAREAAAAAETYARRVRRLGLDRDAALAAASDAVRAAYQAD, encoded by the coding sequence ATGAACGGGATGACAGTGCGTATCGACCCCGACTCATCCACGCCGCCCTACGAGCAGCTCTGCGGGCAGGTCTCCGAGCAGGCGCGCGGCGGCACGCTCCCCGTGGGGTTCAGACTCCCGACGGTGCGGGCCCTCGCCGCCGAACTCGGCGTCGCCGCCGGCACCGTGGCCAAGGCGTACCGGACGCTGGAGGCCGACGGCGTGGTGGAGACGAGGGGCCGGCAGGGCACCTTTGTCGCCCCCGCCAGGGCCGCCGCCGCGCGTGAGGCGGCAGCGGCGGCCGAGACCTACGCGCGGCGGGTGCGGCGCCTCGGCCTGGACCGGGACGCCGCCCTGGCCGCCGCGTCCGACGCCGTGCGCGCCGCCTACCAGGCCGACTGA
- a CDS encoding LacI family DNA-binding transcriptional regulator — protein MAASIMDVARRAEVSTATVSRALRGLPNVSEATRARVLRAAEELSYSISPHASSLASGRTGTVGVVLPFVNRWFYSQVLSGIDSVLRAHDLDLLLYNLGDERVHERFFARMPLRRRVDALIVLNLPLAAAESEALVSMEVPIAVLGTRIPGCWHVSIDNAEGASTAVRHLINLGHRRIGMITAAPGDPRGFTSPIVRQHAYRTVLAQAGIPYDPDLEVPGHLSIDKGASAMAQLLSLPVPPTAVFAESDQMAFGALRTLGRMGLRAPHDVSVIGFDNHETAELLDLTTIAQPVAHQGELLAGQILDALSGSSEEPAQVVVPTRLVVRGTTGAAREHPPRYHSTTSAGT, from the coding sequence ATGGCCGCGAGCATCATGGATGTGGCTCGGCGCGCGGAGGTCTCCACCGCGACCGTCTCCCGTGCCCTGCGCGGGCTGCCGAACGTGTCGGAGGCGACGCGTGCGCGCGTGCTGCGCGCCGCCGAGGAGCTGTCGTACTCGATCTCACCGCACGCCTCCTCGTTGGCGTCCGGGCGCACGGGGACGGTCGGCGTCGTCCTGCCGTTCGTCAACCGCTGGTTCTACAGCCAGGTGCTCTCCGGGATCGACTCGGTGCTCCGCGCCCACGATCTGGATCTGCTGCTGTACAACCTCGGGGACGAGCGGGTGCACGAGCGGTTCTTCGCCCGGATGCCGCTGCGGCGCAGGGTGGACGCGCTGATCGTGCTCAACCTCCCGCTGGCCGCCGCCGAGAGCGAGGCGCTGGTGTCGATGGAGGTGCCGATCGCCGTGCTCGGCACCCGCATTCCCGGCTGTTGGCACGTCTCCATCGACAACGCGGAGGGCGCGAGCACCGCCGTCCGGCATCTCATCAACCTGGGGCACCGCAGGATCGGTATGATCACGGCCGCCCCCGGAGATCCCCGGGGCTTCACCAGCCCGATCGTTCGCCAGCACGCCTACCGCACGGTGCTCGCGCAGGCCGGGATTCCCTACGACCCGGATCTTGAAGTGCCGGGCCATCTGAGTATCGACAAGGGTGCGTCAGCGATGGCACAGCTGCTGAGCCTGCCGGTGCCGCCCACCGCCGTCTTCGCGGAGTCGGACCAGATGGCGTTCGGCGCCCTGCGGACGTTGGGCCGCATGGGGCTTCGCGCCCCCCACGATGTCTCGGTCATCGGGTTCGACAACCACGAGACGGCCGAGCTGCTCGATCTCACCACGATCGCGCAACCCGTAGCCCACCAGGGCGAGTTGCTCGCCGGCCAGATACTGGACGCACTGTCTGGCAGCAGCGAGGAGCCCGCCCAGGTGGTGGTGCCGACCCGGCTGGTCGTCCGGGGCACCACCGGCGCGGCTAGGGAACATCCGCCCCGATATCACTCCACTACCTCGGCCGGGACCTGA
- a CDS encoding pirin family protein, with amino-acid sequence MSNLDQRPAPTLCGAAHHTGPVRVLQEGRRVPLGESTVVRRLLPTLGRRMVGAWCFVDHYGPDDITDAPGMRVPPHPHIGLQTVSWLHAGEVVHRDSLGSLRVIGPRQLGLMTSGRAIAHSEESPRPHRDAPILHGAQLWVALPDEHRHTAPAFEFHAELPRVTGGGGLSATVLLGTLDGAASPGTTYTPLVGADLTLAAGTDARLPLEPDFEYAALTISGESEIDGVRLAPGSLLYLGEGRQDLPVRADTEAAVLLLGGLPFEEQLLMWWNFVGRTRQEIERARDDWAAGARFGTVEGYEGPPLAAPPLPPTPLKPRGRAR; translated from the coding sequence ATGAGCAACCTCGACCAGCGCCCCGCTCCCACCCTCTGCGGCGCCGCCCACCACACGGGCCCGGTGCGCGTGCTCCAGGAGGGGCGACGGGTCCCGCTCGGCGAGAGCACCGTCGTCCGCCGCCTGCTGCCGACCCTGGGCCGCCGCATGGTCGGCGCCTGGTGCTTCGTCGACCACTACGGCCCCGACGACATCACCGACGCACCGGGGATGCGGGTGCCGCCGCATCCGCATATCGGCCTCCAGACGGTCAGCTGGCTGCACGCCGGCGAGGTGGTGCACCGCGACAGCCTGGGCAGTCTGCGCGTCATCGGGCCACGCCAGCTCGGCCTGATGACCTCGGGCCGGGCCATCGCGCACTCCGAGGAGTCCCCGCGCCCGCACCGCGACGCGCCGATCCTGCACGGCGCCCAGCTCTGGGTGGCGCTGCCCGACGAACACCGGCACACCGCCCCGGCGTTCGAGTTCCACGCCGAGCTGCCCCGGGTGACGGGCGGTGGCGGCCTGTCGGCCACCGTGCTGCTCGGCACGCTGGACGGCGCCGCCTCGCCGGGCACCACCTACACCCCGCTGGTCGGCGCCGACCTGACGCTCGCCGCCGGCACGGACGCCCGGCTGCCCCTGGAACCGGACTTCGAGTACGCCGCGTTGACCATCTCGGGCGAGTCCGAGATCGACGGCGTCCGGCTCGCCCCTGGATCCCTCCTCTACCTGGGCGAGGGCCGTCAGGACCTCCCGGTCCGCGCCGACACCGAAGCGGCCGTGCTGCTGCTGGGCGGCCTCCCGTTCGAGGAACAGCTGTTGATGTGGTGGAACTTCGTCGGGCGGACGCGGCAGGAGATCGAGCGGGCGCGGGACGACTGGGCGGCGGGTGCGCGGTTCGGCACCGTCGAGGGCTATGAGGGGCCGCCCCTGGCAGCGCCCCCGCTGCCGCCCACCCCCCTGAAGCCCCGCGGACGGGCCCGCTGA
- a CDS encoding helix-turn-helix domain-containing protein: protein MGNTSTDVFAARLRALKERSGQSFGSLAKRTHTSTSTLHRYCSGAVLPADYAPVERLARACGARPDELLELHRLWLLADSARGRAAPPGPEPAGDAESDPPAPVDPPAPVPAPAHAPRRRPLWLAAAIVVALVGLGVFWSLGPGDPDADARSSHRPAAGSADAEEPAAAAPLDYSARSHVWAEGCAHRYLVDRDPSRVPPPPPAQDAERWALEQGAVHGESTIVEATVRGTTTDPVVIGALHIRVAERRAPLDWTAYDMSPGCGGALTPAAYEVDLDAERPVPRPRDGRDGEAGEDLPAPTLPFSVSLDEPLVLRVEARTAGCDCDWYIELEWSAGDRSGTLRVDDGGVPFRTSGGGSAEALVHFPESGGWTSG, encoded by the coding sequence ATGGGAAACACGTCGACCGACGTCTTCGCGGCCCGGCTGCGCGCGCTCAAGGAGCGCTCGGGGCAGAGCTTCGGCAGCCTGGCCAAACGGACGCACACCAGCACCTCGACGCTGCACCGCTACTGCTCGGGCGCGGTGCTGCCGGCCGACTACGCGCCCGTCGAGCGCCTGGCGCGCGCCTGCGGCGCCCGGCCGGACGAGCTGTTGGAGCTGCACCGGCTCTGGCTGCTGGCCGACAGCGCCAGGGGCCGCGCCGCCCCGCCGGGGCCCGAACCGGCCGGTGACGCCGAGTCCGACCCGCCGGCGCCCGTCGACCCGCCGGCGCCCGTCCCCGCGCCGGCGCACGCCCCCAGGCGGCGCCCGCTGTGGCTGGCGGCGGCGATCGTCGTGGCGCTCGTCGGATTAGGCGTGTTCTGGTCCCTCGGCCCCGGCGACCCGGACGCCGACGCCCGCTCCTCCCACCGCCCGGCCGCCGGCTCGGCCGACGCCGAAGAGCCGGCCGCCGCCGCGCCGCTGGACTACAGCGCCCGTTCGCACGTCTGGGCCGAGGGCTGCGCCCACCGCTACCTCGTGGACCGCGATCCGAGCCGGGTGCCCCCGCCCCCGCCGGCCCAGGACGCCGAGCGCTGGGCGCTCGAACAGGGCGCGGTGCACGGGGAGTCCACCATCGTGGAGGCCACCGTCCGGGGCACCACGACCGATCCCGTGGTGATCGGGGCGCTGCACATCCGGGTCGCCGAGCGGCGCGCGCCGCTGGACTGGACGGCCTACGACATGTCCCCCGGCTGCGGCGGTGCCCTCACCCCGGCCGCCTACGAGGTGGACCTGGACGCCGAACGCCCCGTGCCGAGGCCCAGGGACGGCCGCGACGGCGAGGCGGGGGAGGACCTCCCGGCGCCCACCCTCCCGTTCTCGGTCAGCCTGGATGAGCCGCTGGTCCTGCGGGTGGAGGCGCGCACCGCCGGCTGCGACTGCGACTGGTACATCGAGCTGGAGTGGAGCGCGGGGGACCGCAGCGGCACCCTGCGTGTCGACGACGGCGGGGTGCCGTTCCGCACCAGCGGCGGCGGCTCCGCCGAGGCCCTGGTCCACTTCCCCGAGTCCGGCGGCTGGACGAGCGGTTGA
- a CDS encoding glycoside hydrolase family 13 protein — protein MPRTRTDQKSATPWWRDAVIYQVYIRSFADGNGDGVGDIAGLRARLPYLQELGVDALWINPWYPSPMADGGYDVADYRSIDPLFGTLAEAEELIAEAHTRGMRVVLDIVPNHTSDQHRWFVEALASPPGSPERDRYLFRDGTGPDGSRPPNDWRSRFGGPAWTRVTEADGSPGQWFLHLFAAEQPDLNWASREVRAEFEAILRFWFDRGVDGFRIDVAHGLAKDPALPDLGIPDDALFEHERHKEDHPHWDQEGVHEIYQTWRKIADSYAGDRLFVAEAHVREDRLVDYLRQDELHTAFNFPFLKSSWEPNAMREVIDRAVTGLAAVDAPPTWVLSNHDVPRHVTRYGRGDTQTHEHDVGAGPADLELGTRRARAAALLTLALPGSAYLYQGEELGLWEVEDLPDEVLADPTWKRSGGTVRGRDGCRVPLPWSGLDGPFGFGPKGTEAWLPQPAEWKTLTAQAQSGIPWSMLELYRSALRLRREQSGFDSGTLRWLEMPEGVLAFERSPVLRCAVNFSGEPFPLPKNWGVLLASERITGGQLPADTTVWLWGGGSSRG, from the coding sequence GTGCCCCGCACCCGCACAGACCAGAAGTCGGCCACGCCATGGTGGCGTGACGCCGTCATCTACCAGGTCTACATCAGAAGCTTCGCCGACGGCAACGGCGACGGAGTCGGCGATATCGCCGGCCTCCGCGCGCGGTTGCCCTACCTCCAGGAACTGGGGGTGGACGCGCTGTGGATCAATCCCTGGTACCCCTCCCCGATGGCGGACGGCGGCTATGACGTCGCCGACTACCGCAGCATCGACCCGCTCTTCGGCACGCTCGCCGAGGCCGAGGAGCTGATCGCCGAGGCGCACACCCGCGGGATGCGCGTCGTGCTGGACATCGTCCCCAACCACACGTCGGACCAGCACCGTTGGTTCGTCGAGGCGCTGGCGTCGCCGCCGGGATCGCCGGAGCGGGACCGCTATCTCTTCAGGGACGGCACGGGACCCGACGGTTCGCGTCCGCCCAACGACTGGCGCAGCCGGTTCGGCGGGCCGGCCTGGACCAGGGTCACCGAGGCGGACGGCAGCCCCGGGCAGTGGTTCCTGCATCTGTTCGCCGCCGAACAGCCCGATCTCAACTGGGCCAGCCGGGAGGTGCGCGCCGAGTTCGAGGCCATCCTGCGGTTCTGGTTCGACCGGGGCGTGGACGGCTTCCGCATCGATGTCGCGCACGGCCTGGCGAAGGATCCGGCGCTGCCCGATCTGGGCATCCCCGACGACGCGCTGTTCGAACACGAGCGGCACAAGGAGGACCACCCGCACTGGGACCAGGAGGGGGTCCACGAGATCTACCAGACCTGGCGGAAGATCGCGGACTCCTACGCGGGCGACCGGCTCTTCGTGGCCGAGGCGCACGTCCGGGAGGACCGGCTGGTCGACTACCTGCGCCAGGACGAGCTGCACACCGCGTTCAACTTCCCCTTCCTGAAGTCCTCCTGGGAGCCGAACGCGATGCGGGAGGTGATCGACCGCGCCGTGACCGGCCTGGCGGCCGTGGACGCGCCGCCCACCTGGGTGCTCTCCAACCACGATGTGCCCCGGCATGTGACCCGTTACGGGCGCGGCGACACCCAGACGCACGAGCACGACGTCGGGGCCGGGCCCGCCGATCTGGAGCTCGGCACCCGCAGGGCCAGGGCGGCGGCGCTGCTGACGCTGGCCCTGCCCGGGAGCGCCTACCTCTACCAGGGCGAGGAGCTGGGCCTGTGGGAGGTGGAGGACCTCCCAGACGAGGTGCTCGCCGACCCCACCTGGAAGCGGTCGGGCGGCACGGTGCGCGGCCGGGACGGCTGTCGGGTGCCGCTGCCGTGGTCGGGGCTCGACGGCCCGTTCGGTTTCGGCCCCAAGGGCACCGAGGCGTGGCTGCCGCAGCCGGCGGAGTGGAAGACCCTGACGGCGCAGGCGCAGTCCGGCATTCCCTGGTCGATGTTGGAGCTGTACCGCTCGGCGCTGCGGCTGCGCAGGGAGCAGTCGGGGTTCGACAGCGGCACGCTGCGCTGGCTGGAGATGCCGGAGGGGGTGCTGGCCTTCGAGCGGTCCCCCGTGCTGCGGTGCGCGGTGAACTTCTCGGGTGAGCCGTTCCCGCTGCCGAAGAACTGGGGCGTGCTGCTGGCCAGCGAGCGGATCACCGGCGGCCAGCTGCCGGCGGACACCACCGTCTGGCTCTGGGGCGGCGGCTCGTCCCGGGGCTGA